A genomic region of Tsukamurella pulmonis contains the following coding sequences:
- a CDS encoding DoxX family protein codes for MGQNNTARDLGLLALRTAVGGALAYHGAQKLFGAFGGGGLDATAQGFESMGFAPGKPNAALAGAGELAGAALALGAATPLAAAGGVGAMLVAAEVHRPQGFAAQSGGNEYPVTLGVAAAALALTGPGKYSVDHLLGDRLNKPWLAAVALGGAVAGGAATIVRRNAALAQAEAVSQAIEDEAAEGDVILGDYNPETGRNDGADKLIK; via the coding sequence ATGGGACAGAACAACACCGCACGTGACCTCGGGCTTCTCGCCCTGCGCACCGCCGTCGGCGGGGCGCTGGCCTACCACGGCGCGCAGAAGCTGTTCGGAGCCTTCGGCGGCGGCGGGTTGGACGCGACCGCCCAGGGCTTCGAGTCGATGGGCTTCGCCCCCGGCAAGCCGAACGCCGCTCTCGCGGGTGCGGGCGAGCTGGCCGGTGCCGCGCTCGCGCTCGGTGCCGCGACCCCGCTGGCCGCCGCCGGCGGCGTGGGCGCGATGCTGGTCGCCGCCGAGGTGCACCGCCCGCAGGGCTTCGCCGCGCAGAGCGGCGGCAACGAGTACCCGGTCACCCTCGGCGTCGCCGCGGCCGCGCTGGCACTGACGGGCCCCGGCAAGTACTCCGTCGACCACCTGCTGGGCGATCGCCTGAACAAGCCGTGGCTCGCCGCGGTCGCGCTGGGCGGCGCCGTCGCCGGCGGCGCGGCCACCATCGTGCGCCGCAACGCCGCGCTCGCGCAGGCCGAGGCCGTGTCCCAGGCCATCGAGGACGAGGCGGCCGAGGGCGATGTCATCCTCGGCGATTACAACCCGGAGACGGGCAGGAACGACGGCGCGGACAAGCTCATCAAGTAG
- a CDS encoding phthiocerol/phthiodiolone dimycocerosyl transferase family protein encodes MTTATNLSAPHSVIRELAATESFFLLGDGMYVGYGVRAEGPLDLDALRGAAARLVDAHPALRARIAADAPAGSAPGGALAGGTFVAGDERNVTPVTESAGPTDGTAPLPDLDLAQGSALAGVHVVTDPDGGRLVHLLVHHALADGHHALALLQSLWRAYTAIVTGADDPLDARTDFPKPLEQFLTERGYPTAAEEPIEAPPLPPLPEGVPAAAPAPADAPALHRIQLSREESAALIAYGHRTGRTVNQLVSAAFVAATAAARGLGLTGVVYGYPVDLRRRLGEPAADFTEITNALGMAFFQADADEAGLDELAAQVGDGLARDLAAGTVQRPMSVGAAMAPPADGAVAILTNWGPVPHLPTPPGLTLTDFHPALHLAGGAPSDTAMWDAVAATLTIGIVSSFQGRLSIDVSGATLPDSLLPETLRNLRAFTLDE; translated from the coding sequence ATGACGACCGCAACTAACTTGTCTGCGCCGCACTCGGTCATCCGCGAGCTGGCGGCCACGGAGTCGTTCTTCCTGCTGGGCGACGGCATGTACGTCGGCTACGGCGTGCGCGCCGAGGGGCCGCTGGACCTGGACGCGCTGCGGGGCGCCGCCGCGCGCCTCGTCGACGCCCACCCCGCCCTGCGCGCCCGGATCGCGGCCGACGCTCCCGCCGGCTCGGCGCCCGGCGGCGCGCTCGCGGGCGGCACCTTCGTGGCCGGAGACGAGCGGAACGTCACCCCCGTCACCGAGAGCGCCGGCCCCACCGACGGCACCGCACCCCTCCCCGACCTCGACCTGGCGCAGGGCAGCGCCCTCGCCGGAGTCCACGTGGTGACCGATCCCGACGGCGGACGGCTGGTCCACCTCCTCGTGCACCACGCCCTCGCGGACGGCCACCACGCGCTGGCACTACTGCAGTCGCTGTGGCGCGCCTACACCGCGATCGTCACGGGGGCCGACGACCCCCTCGATGCCCGCACCGACTTCCCGAAGCCGCTCGAGCAGTTCCTCACCGAGCGCGGCTACCCCACCGCCGCCGAGGAGCCGATCGAGGCCCCGCCGCTGCCGCCGCTCCCGGAGGGCGTTCCCGCCGCGGCGCCCGCGCCGGCGGATGCACCTGCGCTGCACCGGATCCAGCTCTCGCGCGAGGAGAGCGCCGCGCTCATCGCGTACGGCCACCGCACGGGACGCACCGTCAATCAGCTGGTGTCGGCCGCGTTCGTCGCCGCCACGGCCGCGGCTCGCGGGCTCGGACTCACCGGCGTCGTCTACGGCTACCCCGTGGACCTGCGTCGCCGATTGGGCGAACCCGCGGCCGATTTCACCGAGATCACCAACGCGTTGGGCATGGCGTTCTTCCAGGCCGATGCCGACGAGGCGGGCCTCGACGAGCTCGCCGCACAGGTCGGCGACGGCCTCGCCCGCGATCTCGCGGCGGGCACCGTGCAGCGGCCGATGTCCGTCGGCGCCGCGATGGCGCCGCCCGCGGACGGCGCCGTCGCGATCCTCACCAACTGGGGGCCGGTGCCGCACCTGCCCACCCCACCGGGGCTGACGCTCACCGACTTCCATCCGGCCCTGCACCTCGCGGGGGGCGCGCCGTCGGACACCGCGATGTGGGACGCCGTCGCCGCGACGCTGACCATCGGTATCGTCTCGTCGTTCCAGGGACGCCTGAGCATCGACGTCTCCGGCGCGACCCTCCCCGACTCCCTCCTCCCCGAGACCCTCCGCAACCTGCGCGCGTTCACCCTCGACGAATAG
- a CDS encoding DNA-formamidopyrimidine glycosylase family protein, whose amino-acid sequence MPELPEITAIADYVGAKAVGTQVRRVDVAALSVLKTYAPGPHDLVGATVTGTRRIGKYFVLDARKGDEDLALVVHLSRAGWLRWSDKLSPTPLRPGGKSPIALRVHVGPEGEGFDLTEAGTQKRLAVWIVHDPSEIEMVATLGPDALEITRDEFGAILAGSKAQLKTLLRDQRTIAGIGNAYSDEILHTAKLSPFAAARSLDEAQVDALYAAMRSELEDAVQRSVGQHVATLKAEKRSGMKVHARTGSPCPVCGDVVREVSFADRSFQYCATCQTGGKVLADRRMSKLLK is encoded by the coding sequence ATGCCCGAACTTCCGGAGATCACCGCGATCGCGGACTACGTGGGCGCCAAGGCCGTCGGCACGCAGGTCCGGCGGGTCGACGTGGCCGCCCTGTCCGTACTCAAGACCTACGCGCCGGGCCCGCACGACCTGGTGGGCGCCACCGTGACCGGCACGCGCCGGATCGGCAAGTACTTCGTCCTCGATGCGCGCAAGGGCGACGAGGATCTCGCCCTCGTGGTGCACCTCTCCCGCGCCGGCTGGCTGCGCTGGTCCGACAAGCTCTCGCCCACGCCGCTGCGGCCCGGCGGCAAGTCGCCCATCGCGCTGCGCGTGCACGTCGGGCCCGAGGGGGAGGGGTTCGACCTCACCGAGGCGGGCACGCAGAAGCGGCTCGCGGTGTGGATCGTGCACGATCCGAGCGAGATCGAGATGGTCGCGACGCTCGGACCGGACGCGCTGGAGATCACCCGTGACGAGTTCGGCGCGATCCTCGCCGGCTCGAAGGCGCAGCTCAAAACCCTGCTTCGGGATCAGCGCACGATCGCCGGGATCGGCAACGCCTACTCCGACGAGATCCTGCACACCGCGAAGCTCTCGCCCTTCGCCGCGGCGAGATCGCTGGACGAGGCACAGGTCGACGCCCTGTACGCCGCCATGCGGTCCGAACTCGAGGACGCGGTGCAGCGGTCCGTCGGGCAGCACGTCGCCACGCTCAAGGCGGAGAAGCGCTCCGGGATGAAGGTGCACGCCCGCACCGGCAGCCCGTGCCCCGTCTGCGGCGATGTGGTGCGCGAGGTCTCCTTCGCGGACCGCTCCTTCCAGTACTGCGCCACCTGCCAGACGGGCGGCAAGGTGCTGGCGGACCGTCGGATGTCCAAGCTGCTCAAGTAG
- a CDS encoding helix-turn-helix transcriptional regulator has translation MGGWTGSVHLGVGALAYDGAVGTTGRHRHAAWQLLALRSGTVGLTVWPPDGEPSTRAGLTAFVIPAGTEHAVETVSPDAAGLTVYLDPGAVPLALPDAPTEDDLRHLATAHDGLRPVHPYVVSALEVVSRRRSEALSLTAVAAEIGVSASHLSRLWRRDLGLAFPAWVRWSRLRAMAERVRDGASITDAAHAAGFADGAHASRVCREMFGLAPQELLAALG, from the coding sequence ATGGGCGGCTGGACCGGCTCGGTGCACCTGGGCGTCGGGGCGCTCGCCTACGACGGTGCCGTGGGCACCACCGGCAGGCACCGGCATGCGGCGTGGCAGCTCCTCGCGCTGCGGTCGGGCACCGTCGGGCTCACCGTCTGGCCGCCCGACGGTGAGCCCTCGACCCGCGCCGGTCTCACGGCCTTCGTGATCCCCGCCGGCACCGAGCACGCCGTCGAGACGGTCTCGCCCGACGCCGCCGGGCTGACCGTCTACCTCGATCCCGGCGCGGTGCCGCTGGCCCTGCCCGACGCGCCCACCGAGGACGACCTGCGCCACCTCGCGACGGCGCACGACGGCCTGCGGCCCGTCCACCCGTACGTCGTCTCCGCGCTGGAAGTGGTGAGCCGCAGGCGTTCCGAGGCGCTGTCGCTGACGGCGGTCGCCGCCGAGATCGGGGTGTCCGCCTCGCATCTGAGCCGGTTGTGGCGCCGCGATCTGGGCCTCGCCTTCCCCGCGTGGGTGCGGTGGTCGCGCCTGCGGGCCATGGCCGAGCGGGTGCGCGACGGTGCCTCGATCACCGACGCCGCGCACGCCGCCGGGTTCGCCGACGGCGCCCACGCCAGCCGGGTGTGCCGGGAGATGTTCGGGCTCGCGCCGCAGGAGCTGTTGGCCGCGCTCGGCTGA
- a CDS encoding SDR family oxidoreductase produces MRILITGASSGLGEGMARTYAERGEDVGLLARRLDRLEGLRAELSSCPKAGAVEIGRLDVTDFAAVPVAIADVVERLGGLDRAIINAGIGKGAPLGTGKAHANLETVQTNLTGALAQAEAVLEVFRAQGRGHLVLISSIAGQRGMPKAQAAYSASKAGLTALGEGLQAEFAGSDITVTVIKPGFIETDINKGVKTSMKSSLDDGVKALVKAIDREPKEAAVPSWPWTPLGAVLRHAPDELTRRLI; encoded by the coding sequence ATGCGGATCCTCATCACCGGAGCGAGCTCCGGTCTCGGCGAAGGCATGGCTCGGACGTATGCGGAGCGCGGCGAGGACGTAGGGCTCCTCGCCCGGCGCCTCGACCGGCTGGAGGGCCTGCGCGCCGAGCTCAGCTCCTGCCCCAAGGCGGGCGCGGTGGAGATCGGCCGGCTCGACGTGACGGACTTCGCCGCCGTGCCGGTCGCGATCGCCGACGTGGTGGAGCGGCTCGGCGGCCTCGACCGCGCGATCATCAACGCCGGCATCGGCAAGGGCGCGCCGCTCGGCACGGGCAAGGCGCACGCCAACCTGGAGACCGTGCAGACCAACCTCACCGGCGCGCTCGCGCAGGCCGAGGCGGTGCTCGAGGTGTTCCGCGCGCAGGGCCGCGGCCATCTGGTCCTCATCAGCTCCATCGCCGGACAGCGCGGCATGCCCAAGGCGCAGGCGGCCTACTCCGCCAGCAAGGCCGGTCTCACCGCGCTCGGGGAGGGGCTGCAGGCGGAGTTCGCGGGCAGCGACATCACCGTCACCGTCATCAAGCCGGGCTTCATCGAGACCGACATCAACAAGGGCGTCAAGACGTCGATGAAGTCCTCCCTCGACGACGGGGTGAAGGCACTGGTCAAGGCCATCGACCGGGAGCCGAAGGAGGCCGCGGTCCCGTCGTGGCCGTGGACCCCGCTGGGCGCCGTGCTGCGCCACGCCCCCGACGAGCTCACCCGCCGCCTGATCTGA
- a CDS encoding 3'(2'),5'-bisphosphate nucleotidase CysQ, with translation MIFFGPSEGGALSDIDLASEIADGAGRILQAIRHGELLDDAVLGDTGDRLAQAWIARVLRRYRPQDAVLSEEAPDSAERLSAERVWVIDPLDGTRDYAVHRPDYAVHVALTQGGQPVHSAVALPALGQVFRSDTVTPPTGELTGNLALSRSRATPGMFRVADQLGLTPVSLGSAGVKAMAVVTGRVDVYLHAGGQYEWDSCAPVGVARAAGLHCSRLDGSELTYNNSDPYLPDLVICRPELAEKVLAALN, from the coding sequence ATGATCTTCTTCGGCCCTTCCGAGGGCGGCGCCCTGTCCGACATCGACCTCGCGTCCGAGATCGCCGACGGTGCCGGCCGGATCCTGCAGGCCATCCGGCACGGGGAGCTGCTCGACGACGCCGTCCTAGGTGACACCGGCGACCGGCTCGCGCAGGCGTGGATCGCCCGGGTGCTGCGTCGTTACCGGCCGCAGGACGCGGTGCTCTCGGAGGAGGCGCCCGACTCCGCCGAGCGGCTCTCGGCCGAGCGGGTGTGGGTCATCGATCCGCTCGACGGCACCCGCGACTACGCCGTGCACCGCCCCGATTACGCCGTGCACGTCGCGCTGACGCAGGGCGGGCAGCCCGTGCACAGTGCGGTCGCGCTACCCGCGCTCGGGCAGGTCTTCCGCTCGGACACCGTGACCCCGCCGACCGGCGAGCTGACCGGCAACCTCGCCCTGTCGCGCAGCCGCGCGACGCCGGGCATGTTCCGCGTCGCCGATCAGCTCGGGCTCACGCCGGTCTCGCTGGGATCGGCCGGGGTGAAGGCGATGGCCGTCGTCACCGGGCGGGTGGACGTGTACCTGCACGCGGGCGGCCAGTACGAGTGGGACTCCTGCGCACCGGTCGGCGTCGCGCGGGCCGCCGGGTTGCACTGCTCGCGGCTCGACGGCAGCGAGCTGACCTACAACAACTCCGATCCGTACCTCCCCGACCTGGTGATCTGCCGCCCCGAGTTGGCGGAGAAGGTCCTCGCGGCGCTGAACTGA
- a CDS encoding PLP-dependent aminotransferase family protein gives MFPSTGTVGAAALVRQLGSWKPDGPRPAYLALAEALRLLVLDGRVPVGTALPSERALAAHLEVSRTTVTTAYAELRDSGHLQSRQGARSVLTLPHAVPAEPADTGPEADLIRLNIAAPSAPDQIVHDGYRHALDCAPPYLAGIGLYPGGVRALRESIARRYTERGLPTAEEQILVTSGAQHALRVVLDTLVHPGDRVVIEQPTHHGTILALRRHNARPVAVGLHPELGWDLDQLEAVVKQQNPRIIFTIPDFHNPTGLLLDEAGRRRLGEISARYRVPVVVDETMAELALDVPAPPPVAAFAPRGARIITLGSASKTIWAGLRVGWIRAESAPDSMTAARYDMDLAGAVFEQLAAGYALDHLADFLPGRLDSLRASRAVAQRAVAEHLPGAAVSPGVGGLCLWVTLPRPVGTATAAAAAALGVRIAAGSAFGVDGALERNIRIPYSLPADQLERAIELVGAAYRRATGGASVPDLAGQLVV, from the coding sequence ATGTTCCCGTCAACTGGCACTGTCGGCGCGGCCGCCCTGGTCCGTCAGCTCGGCTCCTGGAAGCCCGACGGTCCGCGTCCCGCGTACCTCGCCCTCGCCGAGGCGCTGCGCCTGCTGGTGCTGGACGGGCGGGTCCCCGTCGGGACCGCGCTGCCGAGCGAGCGCGCCCTCGCCGCACACCTCGAGGTCAGCCGCACGACGGTGACCACCGCCTACGCCGAGCTGCGCGACAGCGGCCACCTGCAGTCGCGGCAAGGCGCGCGCAGCGTGCTCACGCTCCCGCACGCCGTGCCCGCCGAACCCGCGGACACGGGCCCGGAGGCCGACCTGATCCGGCTGAACATCGCGGCACCGTCGGCCCCGGACCAGATCGTGCACGACGGCTACCGGCACGCCCTCGACTGCGCGCCGCCCTACCTCGCGGGCATCGGCCTGTACCCGGGCGGCGTGCGCGCACTGCGCGAGTCGATCGCCCGGCGCTACACCGAACGCGGCCTGCCGACCGCCGAGGAGCAGATCCTGGTGACCTCCGGCGCGCAGCACGCACTGCGGGTCGTGCTGGACACCCTGGTGCACCCGGGCGACCGCGTGGTGATCGAGCAGCCCACGCACCACGGGACGATCCTCGCGCTGCGCCGGCACAACGCGCGGCCGGTCGCGGTGGGGCTGCACCCCGAACTCGGCTGGGACCTCGATCAGCTCGAGGCCGTGGTCAAGCAGCAGAATCCGCGGATCATCTTCACCATCCCCGACTTCCACAACCCCACCGGGCTGCTGCTCGACGAGGCCGGCCGGCGGCGGCTCGGCGAGATCTCGGCGCGCTACCGCGTGCCCGTCGTGGTCGACGAGACGATGGCCGAACTGGCCCTCGACGTTCCCGCGCCGCCGCCGGTGGCGGCCTTCGCGCCCCGCGGCGCCCGGATCATCACGCTCGGCTCGGCGAGCAAGACCATCTGGGCGGGCCTGCGGGTGGGCTGGATCCGGGCGGAGAGCGCGCCGGATTCAATGACCGCCGCCCGCTACGACATGGACCTCGCCGGCGCGGTCTTCGAGCAGCTCGCCGCGGGTTACGCCCTCGATCACCTGGCGGACTTCCTCCCCGGACGGCTGGACTCCCTGCGGGCGTCCCGCGCCGTGGCGCAGCGCGCCGTCGCCGAGCACCTGCCCGGGGCGGCGGTCTCCCCCGGCGTCGGCGGGCTGTGCCTGTGGGTGACGCTGCCGCGGCCGGTCGGGACCGCGACCGCCGCGGCCGCGGCCGCGCTCGGGGTGCGCATCGCCGCCGGTTCCGCCTTCGGGGTCGACGGTGCGCTCGAGCGCAATATCCGCATCCCCTATTCGCTGCCCGCCGACCAGCTCGAGCGCGCGATCGAACTGGTGGGCGCGGCGTACCGTCGCGCGACGGGCGGCGCGAGCGTGCCGGATCTGGCGGGGCAGCTGGTGGTGTAG
- the efeU gene encoding iron uptake transporter permease EfeU: protein MNWGDAVPNFLIGLREGLEAGLIVSILLAAVKKSGGSRMPVWLGALGAASLSVSFGAVLTFTTSELSATAREVVAGTLSVLAVLLVTMMIFWMRRTAASLSKGLRADVETAMVLGAGALVLTAFFAVAREGLETTLFLWTAARASGDAVAPAVGAALGLAVAFGICVLLYRQAVRLNLATFFRYTAILLIVVAAGVLAYGLGDLQNAGVLPGRTWIAFDLSGSISTDSWWVALIGGITNLAPKMTVLQVFAWLAYLVVVLGIFLGTKPAPATPGEKGRFEAWAARLAGARTGLAAAVVVLVPLLVAGLIIAILPAKPAAAGAVTVTEADCARGFTGATAGQQRITVTNKSGRSGEITLVDSGDAVVGEIETLGPATTADLSATLAGGSYRFVCYLAGQKETRSEQFTVTGGAGDAPKPVARVTKDDLDGANAKYQDYVLTVLPAVESALNRVKAALGGGDTAGAKAAWLDAMTAWEKVGASYNSFGEAGTAVAGLPDGFADGVRDAGFSGIRRIEHGLWTGEPSATLTAQVDTTLEGLTKVRTDLRTDDIAGDPITLTKRAQEILEDALRDHLTGVSDQGAHAGYAATAADVEATRAVLRVLEPLLAPRVPDLLPTARRELDDIATALDAVKRPDGTYPPLEAPPLALRQKINGTVGQALETLSAVPNLLEIPKHER from the coding sequence ATGAACTGGGGTGATGCCGTCCCGAACTTCCTGATCGGCCTGCGTGAAGGCCTGGAAGCGGGACTGATCGTGAGCATCCTGCTCGCCGCCGTGAAGAAGTCGGGCGGTTCGCGGATGCCGGTGTGGTTGGGCGCGCTGGGCGCGGCCTCGTTGTCGGTGAGTTTCGGTGCGGTGCTGACGTTCACCACGTCGGAGCTCTCGGCCACCGCGCGTGAGGTGGTCGCGGGGACGCTGAGCGTGCTCGCGGTGCTGCTCGTGACGATGATGATCTTCTGGATGCGGCGCACCGCGGCGTCGCTGTCGAAGGGGCTGCGCGCCGACGTCGAGACCGCGATGGTGCTCGGCGCGGGCGCGCTCGTGCTCACCGCGTTCTTCGCCGTCGCGCGCGAGGGGCTGGAGACCACGCTGTTCCTGTGGACCGCGGCCCGCGCGTCGGGCGACGCCGTGGCCCCGGCCGTCGGCGCGGCGCTCGGCCTCGCGGTGGCCTTCGGGATCTGCGTGCTGCTCTACCGGCAGGCCGTGCGGCTCAACCTCGCCACGTTCTTCCGGTACACCGCGATCCTGCTCATCGTCGTGGCCGCGGGCGTGCTCGCCTACGGCCTCGGCGACCTGCAGAACGCCGGCGTCCTGCCCGGCCGCACCTGGATCGCCTTCGACCTGTCCGGCAGCATCAGTACCGACTCGTGGTGGGTGGCGCTGATCGGCGGGATCACCAACCTCGCGCCGAAGATGACGGTGCTGCAGGTGTTCGCGTGGCTCGCCTACCTGGTGGTCGTGCTCGGGATCTTCCTCGGTACGAAGCCCGCGCCGGCGACGCCCGGGGAGAAGGGACGCTTCGAGGCCTGGGCCGCGCGCCTCGCCGGCGCGCGCACCGGCCTCGCGGCCGCGGTCGTCGTGCTGGTGCCGCTGCTCGTCGCGGGCCTGATCATCGCGATCCTGCCCGCCAAGCCCGCCGCCGCGGGCGCGGTCACCGTCACCGAGGCGGACTGCGCGCGCGGCTTCACCGGTGCCACCGCCGGTCAGCAGCGGATCACCGTGACCAACAAGTCCGGCAGGTCCGGCGAGATCACGCTCGTCGACAGCGGCGACGCCGTCGTCGGCGAGATCGAGACCCTCGGCCCCGCCACCACCGCCGATCTGTCGGCGACGCTGGCGGGCGGCAGCTATCGGTTCGTCTGCTACCTCGCCGGCCAGAAGGAGACCCGCTCCGAGCAGTTCACGGTGACCGGCGGCGCGGGCGATGCGCCGAAGCCCGTCGCGCGGGTCACCAAGGACGACCTCGACGGGGCCAACGCGAAGTACCAGGACTACGTGCTGACGGTGCTGCCCGCCGTCGAGTCCGCGCTGAACCGCGTGAAGGCCGCGCTCGGCGGCGGCGACACCGCGGGCGCCAAGGCCGCCTGGCTCGACGCCATGACCGCGTGGGAGAAGGTCGGCGCCTCGTACAACAGCTTCGGCGAGGCGGGCACCGCCGTCGCGGGCCTGCCCGACGGTTTCGCCGACGGCGTGCGCGATGCGGGGTTCTCCGGCATCCGGCGCATCGAGCACGGGCTGTGGACCGGCGAACCGTCGGCGACCCTGACCGCCCAGGTCGACACGACCCTCGAGGGCCTGACGAAGGTGCGCACCGACCTGCGCACCGACGACATCGCCGGCGATCCGATCACGCTCACCAAGCGCGCCCAGGAGATCCTCGAGGACGCGCTGCGCGACCACCTCACGGGCGTCAGCGACCAGGGCGCGCACGCCGGCTACGCCGCCACCGCGGCCGACGTCGAGGCCACCCGCGCCGTGCTCCGCGTGCTCGAGCCGCTGCTCGCGCCCCGCGTGCCCGACCTGCTGCCCACGGCGCGCCGCGAACTGGACGACATCGCCACGGCCCTCGACGCCGTCAAGCGGCCCGACGGCACCTACCCGCCGCTGGAGGCGCCGCCCCTGGCGCTGCGGCAGAAGATCAACGGCACCGTCGGGCAGGCCCTCGAGACCCTGTCCGCCGTGCCCAACCTCCTGGAGATCCCTAAGCATGAGCGATGA
- a CDS encoding YczE/YyaS/YitT family protein has protein sequence MMMRLGKLFVGLWLYGTAMVAILRAGLGNMPWDVLHQGLAEKIGLSVGVVSIIVGALVLLAWIPIRQKPGFGTVANVIVIGVAFDTMAPLFPENPALVVAIPMMLGGIVLNAFATVLYIGAGMGPGPRDGLMTGLVARTGGSVRVVRTSMEVLVVVVGFLLGGTLGIGTVLYAVGVGPLIQLFARTGLGGPALARGGDAHGAPATGPDAHGVDKVGECGSSSPERAPVSAKAWLGRMRSAART, from the coding sequence ATGATGATGCGACTCGGGAAGTTGTTCGTGGGCCTGTGGCTCTACGGCACGGCGATGGTGGCGATCCTGCGCGCCGGCCTCGGCAACATGCCGTGGGACGTGCTGCACCAGGGGCTCGCGGAGAAGATCGGGCTGTCGGTCGGCGTGGTCTCGATCATCGTCGGCGCGCTGGTGCTGCTGGCGTGGATCCCGATCCGGCAGAAGCCGGGCTTCGGCACCGTCGCCAACGTGATCGTCATCGGCGTCGCGTTCGACACCATGGCGCCGCTGTTCCCGGAGAACCCCGCCCTGGTCGTGGCGATCCCGATGATGCTCGGCGGCATCGTCCTCAACGCCTTCGCGACGGTGCTCTACATCGGCGCCGGCATGGGGCCCGGCCCGCGCGACGGCCTGATGACGGGGCTCGTGGCCCGCACGGGCGGCTCGGTGCGGGTGGTGCGCACGTCGATGGAGGTCCTCGTCGTGGTCGTCGGCTTCCTGCTCGGCGGCACCCTCGGCATCGGCACCGTGCTCTACGCGGTCGGCGTCGGCCCGCTGATCCAGCTGTTCGCGCGCACCGGGCTCGGCGGTCCGGCCCTGGCCCGCGGGGGCGACGCGCACGGCGCTCCCGCCACCGGCCCGGACGCCCACGGCGTGGATAAGGTGGGGGAATGCGGATCCTCATCACCGGAGCGAGCTCCGGTCTCGGCGAAGGCATGGCTCGGACGTATGCGGAGCGCGGCGAGGACGTAG
- the efeB gene encoding iron uptake transporter deferrochelatase/peroxidase subunit, which translates to MSDEQKTAPEESGTGRRKFLQGTAVGAVGVAAVGGLLVGGARSDAAQSSGPTVRESYPFEGEHQSGILTPAPAEKQAALMVAAFDVITDRAGLEKLLRTITDRARFLTAGGTPANLGVGKPPADSAVLGPVVPADGLTITLGVGSSLFDDRFGLGARKPAKLKPMTVFPNDQPDPAQMHGDLVLQFCANNPDTVHHALRDIAKHTRGAMQLRWKMQGYGAPPRPEGAARNLMGFKDGSANPVGSQAEELIWVDPTNGAGEPAWTEGGTYFVVRLIRMMVEFWDRVSIAEQEGMFGRRRDSGAPLDGAAEADEPDYAADPEGDVIPMDSHIRLANPREGEKTEKQRLVRRSYNYDLGLDMNGNMACGHVFLCFQQDVEAQFEEVQKRLIDEPLTDYVTPFGGGYFFAVPGVRDESDFLGAGLFR; encoded by the coding sequence ATGAGCGATGAGCAGAAGACCGCGCCGGAGGAGTCCGGGACCGGGCGGCGGAAGTTCCTGCAGGGCACTGCGGTCGGCGCCGTGGGCGTGGCCGCCGTGGGTGGGCTGCTCGTCGGGGGCGCGCGGAGCGACGCCGCGCAGTCCTCGGGCCCGACGGTGCGCGAGTCCTACCCGTTCGAGGGGGAGCACCAGTCCGGGATCCTGACGCCGGCGCCCGCCGAGAAGCAGGCGGCGCTCATGGTCGCGGCGTTCGACGTGATCACCGATCGCGCGGGCCTGGAGAAGCTGCTGCGGACGATCACCGACCGCGCGCGGTTCCTCACCGCGGGCGGCACCCCCGCGAACCTGGGTGTGGGCAAGCCGCCCGCCGACAGTGCCGTGCTGGGGCCGGTGGTCCCCGCCGACGGGCTGACCATCACGCTCGGCGTGGGCTCGTCGCTGTTCGACGATCGGTTCGGGCTGGGTGCGCGCAAGCCCGCGAAGCTCAAGCCGATGACCGTCTTCCCCAACGATCAGCCCGATCCCGCGCAGATGCACGGCGACCTGGTGCTGCAGTTCTGCGCCAACAACCCCGACACCGTGCACCACGCGCTGCGCGACATCGCCAAGCACACGCGCGGCGCGATGCAGCTGCGGTGGAAGATGCAGGGCTACGGCGCGCCGCCGCGGCCCGAGGGCGCGGCGCGGAACCTCATGGGGTTCAAGGACGGCAGCGCGAACCCCGTGGGGTCGCAGGCCGAGGAGCTGATCTGGGTGGACCCCACGAACGGAGCCGGCGAGCCGGCATGGACCGAGGGTGGCACGTACTTCGTGGTGCGGCTGATCCGGATGATGGTCGAGTTCTGGGACCGGGTCTCGATCGCGGAGCAGGAGGGCATGTTCGGGCGTCGCCGCGACTCCGGTGCCCCGCTCGACGGCGCCGCCGAGGCCGACGAGCCCGACTACGCCGCCGACCCCGAGGGCGACGTGATCCCCATGGACTCGCACATCCGCCTCGCGAACCCGCGCGAGGGGGAGAAGACGGAGAAGCAGCGCCTGGTGCGCCGGTCGTACAACTACGACCTGGGCCTGGACATGAACGGCAACATGGCCTGCGGCCACGTCTTCCTGTGCTTCCAGCAGGACGTCGAGGCGCAGTTCGAGGAGGTGCAGAAGCGCCTGATCGACGAGCCGCTCACCGATTACGTGACCCCGTTCGGTGGCGGCTACTTCTTCGCCGTCCCCGGGGTGCGGGATGAGTCGGACTTCCTGGGGGCCGGCCTGTTCCGCTGA